Proteins found in one Mycoplasmopsis citelli genomic segment:
- a CDS encoding folate family ECF transporter S component: protein MLKDKLNVFNKPKGSYYWFGPKFRDLGLFQRWTIKKMVVVAMLIAISVAFTIISSQIVPIASIPTFKIAFIGLPVKITGFIFGPIIGFFVGLIADLLSLLFVPPVTYHILYTLGTAMNGLIAGIVGWFFIRFLKYAFSKENKARNYEYKIWRMSLKLNLAISAKDERKIQKISLKIIKYRNLRDFVMRYGMNDKLKNIYMIISVIIISSIIISIIAIILPLKDDDFKDIPVIKGKYPVLVFMVTGYSVMCLFVIIGKYYISAAKYFVFAPIIVFSSILEFVNLPILGLADALAIGNGTNDLFLWIISRTVFSPIKIWFNIFVIYFSYSVIYKLVNKNKNNTYN, encoded by the coding sequence ATGTTAAAAGATAAACTTAATGTATTTAACAAACCCAAAGGTAGTTACTATTGATTTGGACCAAAGTTTCGTGACCTTGGTCTTTTTCAAAGATGAACCATTAAAAAAATGGTTGTTGTTGCAATGTTAATTGCTATTTCAGTAGCTTTTACTATTATTTCTTCTCAAATTGTTCCAATTGCTTCAATTCCGACCTTTAAAATTGCTTTTATTGGACTACCAGTTAAAATTACTGGATTTATTTTTGGACCAATTATTGGATTTTTTGTAGGATTAATTGCTGATTTGTTATCTTTATTATTTGTCCCTCCAGTGACTTATCATATTTTATATACTCTAGGAACTGCAATGAATGGACTTATTGCCGGAATTGTGGGTTGATTTTTTATTAGATTTTTAAAATATGCTTTTAGCAAAGAAAACAAAGCTCGAAATTATGAATACAAAATTTGACGGATGAGCTTAAAACTTAATTTAGCTATTAGTGCAAAAGACGAACGCAAAATTCAAAAAATCTCGCTAAAAATTATTAAATATCGCAACTTAAGAGATTTTGTGATGCGTTATGGAATGAATGATAAATTAAAAAATATTTATATGATTATTTCAGTAATTATCATTTCAAGTATTATTATTTCCATTATTGCAATCATTTTACCTCTGAAAGATGATGATTTTAAAGACATTCCAGTTATTAAGGGAAAATATCCAGTATTAGTGTTTATGGTTACTGGATATTCAGTAATGTGCTTGTTTGTTATTATCGGAAAATATTACATTAGTGCAGCTAAATATTTTGTTTTTGCTCCAATTATTGTCTTTTCATCAATTTTAGAATTTGTCAATTTACCAATTTTAGGACTTGCAGATGCCCTTGCAATTGGAAATGGAACTAATGATTTATTTTTATGAATTATTAGTCGAACCGTCTTTAGTCCAATTAAAATCTGATTTAACATTTTTGTGATTTACTTTTCTTATTCAGTAATTTATAAACTAGTTAATAAAAATAAAAATAATACTTATAATTAG
- a CDS encoding thermonuclease family protein, giving the protein MWRKILSLKSLLLVLLSVSCINLNIYTNPDNKISIPLSSNQKLLKGKVIQINDGDTILVNSENKYISLRFYGIDTPENKKPFKDEKLAQYENFYAHKATEYLKSLLSKSSEVYFTKETIGKYGRTIALLFSDNEHTNLKDSINYKLVNQGLARVAFICSGKCKEYNVKNEYQKTFLTQILQAQSDAKVAKRGFWTHNINEVFHKKWIQK; this is encoded by the coding sequence ATGTGAAGAAAAATTCTATCTCTTAAAAGTTTACTATTGGTTCTTTTAAGTGTTTCGTGTATAAATTTAAATATTTACACTAATCCTGATAATAAAATTTCTATTCCCTTAAGTAGTAATCAAAAGCTTTTAAAGGGAAAAGTAATACAAATTAATGATGGAGATACTATTTTAGTTAATAGTGAAAATAAATACATTTCACTTCGTTTTTATGGAATTGACACTCCAGAAAATAAAAAGCCCTTTAAGGACGAAAAATTAGCTCAATATGAAAATTTTTACGCTCACAAAGCCACTGAATATCTTAAAAGTTTACTTTCTAAAAGTTCAGAAGTATATTTTACTAAAGAAACAATTGGAAAATATGGACGGACAATTGCACTTTTATTTAGTGATAATGAGCATACTAATTTAAAAGATTCAATTAACTATAAATTAGTTAATCAAGGATTAGCTAGAGTAGCATTTATTTGTTCAGGTAAGTGTAAAGAATATAATGTTAAAAATGAATATCAAAAAACCTTTTTAACACAAATTTTACAAGCACAAAGTGATGCAAAGGTTGCTAAAAGAGGATTTTGAACTCATAATATTAATGAAGTTTTTCATAAAAAATGAATTCAGAAGTAA
- a CDS encoding DEAD/DEAH box helicase, with product MIDIKLKIFQEEAVDFLFNKTKVKNPKSKIVLQSPTGSGKTIILVAYIEKYLNFNEDTVICWFCPGKGELEEQSRKKMEQYAPHFKTGSLFDILNKGFENKTTYFINWETITKKDNTAIRESERKNLFERISEAHNRNLNFIVIIDEEHQNNTSKADDIISSIHAKYEIRVSATPNKRVVGEFHEIPEFDVINEGLITKFMYINKDLETANVNDPKNEAEILLEKANEIRKEIAKAYIEENEDIRPLVLVQFPNLNDELIEFVEDKLNDMGFSYENKLLASWFSAETKEDKNKKSKKIGKINIGTTKEDDITKGNATPVFLLFKQALSTGWDCPRAKILVKLRENMSDTFEIQTLGRLRRMPKAKHYGRDILDCSFLYTFDEKYKLEVIKAGNGFETQRLFLKDEPKKIKLKKELKNRYADYVDEKLIRNHIVDFFKEKYSLDKNLGKNLSKMKNKGFVFEPKIKRRYLTGKYSTLKQVDAEETKYGLINIEINNNSHNIEKKDFVSAIKKHIGLSHDKTIQILKTLFLNDDPEKKYNLLNLRKAEFNAFIINNTDKLKEDFTEFSCKKYYQIELLENFVEEFTIPLEEHYRYDPFQRSAKNLDSNVYKEYNTSMITDNFRSTSERLFEKYCEKNPNVKFIYKNGDSGQKYLSIVYANNFGKQKLFYPDYIVQLKDGSIWIIETKGGEIRGQSKNIDIQVENKFEAFKHFANKHKYNFGFIRDKNDDLYFNNTEYVDDMSDSRWQSIDEVF from the coding sequence ATGATAGATATAAAACTTAAAATTTTTCAAGAAGAAGCAGTGGATTTTTTGTTTAACAAAACAAAAGTTAAAAATCCAAAATCAAAAATAGTTCTTCAAAGTCCTACAGGTTCAGGCAAAACTATTATTTTGGTAGCTTATATTGAGAAATATCTCAATTTTAATGAGGATACTGTGATTTGCTGATTTTGTCCTGGTAAAGGTGAACTTGAGGAACAATCTAGAAAAAAGATGGAGCAGTATGCGCCACATTTTAAAACAGGAAGCCTTTTTGATATTCTTAACAAAGGTTTCGAAAATAAAACAACCTATTTTATTAATTGAGAAACAATTACAAAAAAAGACAATACAGCTATAAGAGAAAGTGAAAGAAAAAACCTTTTTGAAAGAATTAGCGAAGCTCATAATCGTAATTTAAATTTTATTGTTATTATCGACGAAGAACATCAAAATAATACTTCTAAAGCTGATGATATTATTTCAAGTATTCATGCAAAGTATGAAATAAGGGTTTCTGCAACACCAAACAAAAGAGTTGTTGGAGAGTTCCATGAAATTCCTGAATTTGATGTAATTAACGAAGGATTAATTACCAAATTCATGTACATTAATAAAGACTTAGAAACTGCTAATGTTAATGATCCAAAAAATGAAGCTGAAATTCTGCTTGAAAAAGCCAATGAAATAAGAAAAGAAATTGCAAAAGCTTATATAGAAGAAAATGAAGATATTCGACCTTTAGTTTTGGTTCAATTTCCTAACTTAAATGATGAATTAATTGAGTTTGTTGAAGACAAATTAAATGACATGGGTTTTAGCTATGAAAATAAATTATTAGCTTCTTGATTTAGTGCTGAAACAAAAGAAGATAAAAATAAAAAATCAAAGAAAATAGGGAAAATAAATATCGGAACTACAAAAGAAGATGATATTACTAAAGGAAATGCTACACCAGTTTTTTTATTATTTAAACAAGCTCTTTCGACAGGTTGAGATTGTCCACGTGCTAAAATATTAGTAAAACTTCGCGAAAATATGTCCGATACTTTTGAGATACAAACATTAGGAAGACTAAGGAGAATGCCAAAAGCAAAGCATTATGGAAGAGATATTTTAGACTGTTCGTTTCTTTATACATTTGATGAAAAGTATAAATTAGAAGTTATTAAAGCTGGTAATGGTTTCGAAACTCAAAGATTATTTCTTAAAGATGAACCAAAAAAAATTAAACTTAAAAAAGAACTCAAAAATAGATATGCTGATTACGTTGATGAAAAGTTAATTCGTAATCATATAGTTGATTTTTTTAAAGAAAAATATAGTCTTGATAAAAACTTAGGAAAAAATCTTTCTAAAATGAAAAATAAAGGCTTTGTTTTTGAACCAAAAATAAAAAGACGTTATTTAACTGGTAAATATTCGACACTAAAACAAGTGGACGCAGAAGAGACTAAATATGGTTTAATTAACATTGAAATTAATAACAATTCTCACAATATTGAAAAGAAAGATTTTGTTAGTGCTATCAAAAAACACATTGGACTTAGCCATGACAAAACTATTCAAATTTTAAAAACACTATTTTTAAATGATGACCCAGAAAAGAAATATAACTTACTTAATTTAAGAAAAGCAGAATTCAACGCTTTTATTATCAACAATACTGACAAATTAAAAGAAGATTTTACTGAGTTTTCATGTAAAAAATATTACCAAATCGAATTACTTGAAAATTTTGTTGAAGAATTTACAATCCCACTTGAGGAACATTATAGATATGATCCTTTTCAAAGAAGTGCTAAAAATTTAGATTCTAATGTTTATAAAGAATATAACACTTCAATGATAACAGATAATTTTAGGTCTACATCTGAAAGATTATTTGAAAAATATTGTGAAAAAAATCCAAATGTAAAATTTATCTACAAAAACGGAGATAGTGGGCAAAAATATTTATCAATAGTTTATGCAAATAATTTTGGAAAACAAAAGTTGTTTTATCCTGATTATATTGTCCAACTCAAAGATGGTTCAATATGAATTATTGAAACTAAAGGTGGAGAAATTAGAGGACAAAGCAAAAATATTGATATTCAAGTGGAAAACAAATTTGAAGCATTTAAACATTTTGCAAATAAACACAAATATAACTTCGGATTTATAAGAGACAAAAACGATGATTTGTACTTTAATAATACAGAATATGTCGATGATATGTCAGATAGCAGGTGACAAAGTATTGATGAAGTTTTTTAA
- a CDS encoding site-specific DNA-methyltransferase has product MRKTFRKRRGNAKIQHSCFCWRQKQKDDVSEGWPYNFLLEGDNLHSLKLLQKTHKAKIDVIYIDPPYNTGNNDFIYNDSFVDKTDGYSHSKWLSFMSKRLEIARELLKEDGVIFISIDDNEQAQLKLLCDEIFGEQNLVSILCVELSKTQGMKVKSAQEGRIVKNHEYIYIYAKNINKVYVSRKPLLDNADIWDSHYSKVLLKKEDIFSLMSINDYIKEKHKDIYIEFESNGFLDKNQINEKSIRIGILINDKIRKFLYEEIADKIVREMACSISIPEEIKNKLKSNKIVEYKKYFLTYTGNGKLRQYRTLSENINESDEYNRVLGRVTIRGALWKGFYSDMMNIQKEGMIDFKNGKKPIRLISQLNKWCNRPNSIILDFFAGSATTGHAVMQLNKEDGGNRKYILCTNNENNICENITYQRLKNIQTELPHNLKYFKTDFVAKYSQHQDDEIIFRKIFNYIKELIELEHHIQIDDKKYIILKEEEKILEAINKIEKGGKLFIRSGILLSTEEQFNLEQKQVKVIEIPEYYFKEELKEVGELW; this is encoded by the coding sequence TTGAGAAAAACATTCAGAAAACGTCGAGGAAATGCTAAAATACAACATTCCTGTTTTTGTTGAAGACAAAAGCAGAAGGATGACGTTAGCGAAGGATGACCATATAACTTTCTACTCGAAGGTGATAATCTTCACTCCTTAAAATTACTTCAAAAAACTCACAAAGCAAAAATTGATGTAATTTATATCGATCCGCCATACAATACAGGGAACAACGATTTTATTTACAATGATTCTTTCGTTGATAAAACAGATGGTTATTCTCATAGTAAGTGATTAAGTTTCATGAGTAAAAGACTTGAAATTGCAAGGGAACTTTTAAAAGAAGATGGAGTTATTTTTATTTCTATTGATGATAATGAGCAAGCTCAACTAAAATTACTTTGTGACGAAATTTTCGGGGAACAAAATTTGGTTTCTATTTTATGTGTTGAATTATCTAAAACTCAGGGAATGAAAGTAAAATCTGCTCAAGAAGGCAGAATAGTTAAAAATCATGAATATATTTATATTTATGCAAAAAATATTAATAAGGTATATGTTTCAAGAAAACCACTACTGGATAATGCTGATATATGAGATAGTCATTATAGTAAGGTTCTTCTTAAAAAAGAAGACATTTTTAGTTTAATGTCAATAAATGATTATATAAAAGAAAAACATAAAGATATATATATTGAATTTGAAAGCAATGGTTTTTTAGATAAAAATCAAATAAATGAAAAAAGCATAAGAATCGGAATACTTATTAACGATAAAATTAGGAAATTTTTATATGAAGAAATAGCTGACAAAATAGTGCGAGAAATGGCTTGTTCTATATCTATTCCTGAAGAAATAAAGAATAAATTAAAAAGCAATAAAATAGTTGAATATAAAAAATATTTTTTAACTTATACGGGTAATGGAAAATTAAGACAATATAGAACTTTATCTGAAAACATCAATGAAAGTGATGAATACAATAGAGTTTTGGGAAGAGTCACAATCAGAGGAGCATTGTGAAAAGGATTTTATTCAGATATGATGAATATACAAAAAGAAGGGATGATTGATTTTAAAAATGGTAAAAAACCAATTAGATTAATATCACAACTTAATAAATGGTGTAATAGACCTAATTCAATTATTCTTGACTTTTTCGCCGGATCAGCAACTACAGGACATGCAGTTATGCAACTTAATAAAGAAGACGGTGGGAATAGAAAATATATTCTTTGTACCAATAACGAAAATAATATTTGTGAAAATATAACATATCAAAGATTAAAAAATATTCAAACTGAATTACCGCATAATCTTAAATATTTTAAAACTGATTTTGTTGCTAAATATTCACAACATCAAGATGATGAAATTATTTTTAGAAAAATTTTCAATTACATCAAAGAGCTTATAGAATTAGAACATCACATTCAGATCGATGATAAAAAATATATTATCTTAAAAGAAGAAGAAAAAATCTTAGAAGCAATTAATAAAATAGAAAAAGGAGGTAAATTATTTATTCGTTCTGGAATCTTGTTATCAACAGAGGAACAATTTAATCTTGAACAAAAACAAGTAAAAGTAATCGAAATCCCAGAATATTATTTTAAAGAAGAGTTAAAAGAAGTAGGAGAATTATGATAG
- the rplT gene encoding 50S ribosomal protein L20 gives MARVKGGTVTRARRKKWLKLAKGYFGHKSIGYKVAKQAVVKSWTYAFRDRKQVKRNFRKLWIARINAATRMHGMSYSQFINGLKKANVTINRKMLSELAINQPVTFKTLVDLAKK, from the coding sequence ATGGCAAGAGTTAAAGGCGGAACAGTTACAAGAGCAAGACGTAAAAAATGACTAAAGTTAGCTAAAGGGTACTTTGGACACAAATCAATTGGTTATAAAGTTGCAAAACAAGCAGTTGTTAAATCATGAACATATGCATTTAGAGATCGTAAACAAGTAAAAAGAAACTTCAGAAAATTATGAATTGCTCGGATTAATGCAGCGACAAGAATGCATGGAATGAGCTATTCACAATTTATTAATGGACTCAAAAAAGCTAACGTTACAATTAACCGTAAAATGCTTTCTGAATTAGCAATTAATCAACCTGTTACATTTAAAACACTAGTTGATTTAGCTAAAAAATAA
- the rpmI gene encoding 50S ribosomal protein L35 has translation MPKMKTKSALKKRIKVTGTGKVLREQAYRSHLAQNKSTKQKRHARKSVLMSKSDLKRFKQMF, from the coding sequence ATGCCAAAGATGAAAACTAAAAGCGCCCTTAAAAAGCGTATTAAAGTCACTGGAACTGGTAAAGTTTTAAGAGAACAAGCATACCGTTCACATTTAGCACAAAATAAATCAACCAAACAAAAACGTCATGCAAGAAAATCGGTTCTAATGTCAAAAAGCGACCTTAAAAGATTTAAACAAATGTTCTAA
- the infC gene encoding translation initiation factor IF-3 yields the protein MIQSQRKQKRPTAEHYVDRDIPFKQVFLIGSSGEQLGVHYTVDAIDKAKDERKNLVLIATEPKPIARILDYGKFKYDRKKKQKEIKEKQTNVQNREVRLTPFIGENDLMVKSRKAREFLLKGDRIKVSLKLRGREIGRKDLGFATLDKFFKTLEDISEITKEAKLVNDRFLDMNLQPNKQKIAKYLKELNSEKQKQAKEGENNAKDEN from the coding sequence ATTATTCAAAGTCAAAGAAAACAAAAAAGACCTACTGCAGAACACTATGTAGATCGAGATATTCCATTTAAACAAGTCTTTTTAATTGGTTCAAGTGGAGAACAACTTGGTGTTCATTACACAGTAGATGCTATTGATAAAGCAAAAGATGAACGTAAAAATTTAGTTTTAATTGCAACTGAACCTAAGCCAATTGCGAGAATTCTTGATTATGGAAAGTTCAAATATGACCGTAAAAAGAAACAAAAAGAAATTAAAGAAAAACAAACCAACGTTCAAAATCGTGAAGTTCGTCTCACTCCTTTTATTGGTGAAAATGATTTAATGGTTAAAAGCAGAAAAGCTCGTGAATTTCTGCTTAAAGGCGATCGAATTAAAGTTTCGCTTAAATTAAGAGGACGTGAAATTGGAAGAAAAGATTTAGGTTTTGCTACTTTAGATAAATTCTTCAAAACTCTTGAAGATATTTCAGAAATTACTAAAGAAGCTAAACTTGTTAATGATCGTTTCTTAGACATGAATCTCCAACCAAATAAACAAAAAATCGCTAAATACCTTAAAGAATTAAATTCTGAAAAGCAAAAACAAGCTAAAGAAGGAGAAAATAATGCCAAAGATGAAAACTAA